From Flavobacterium lipolyticum, one genomic window encodes:
- a CDS encoding acetyl-CoA C-acetyltransferase, translating into MNHTNTIKKVAIVGYNRIPFARANTAYAEVGNQQMMTAALDGLVTQYNLKGKLIGEVAGGAVIKHTYDNNLMRECVLKTTLDPATPACDLQQACDTGIESAIYIANKIALGQIECGIAGGVDSISDIPMAVSDKLRKILLHVRNAKSITEKIKFFLKIRPGDLAPLVPKNEEVQTGLSMGGHTEITAKHYKISREDQDNFALKSHLNMAKAYDDGFFDDMITPFHGLDRDNNLRKDSTLEKLARLKPAFDKINGTLTAGNSTPLTDGASCILLASEEWAKEHDLPILAYITFAEIAAIEYVKNQQNLLLAPLFAVSRMLDKASLALQDFDYYEIHEAFAAQVLATLKIWESPELSAQIGLPKTLGAIDREKLNVKGSSLAAAHPFAATGGRIIGVMAKLLNEKGSGRGLISICAAGGQGVTMIIEK; encoded by the coding sequence ATGAATCACACTAACACAATCAAAAAAGTAGCTATTGTGGGATACAACCGTATTCCGTTTGCAAGAGCTAATACTGCCTACGCCGAAGTTGGAAATCAACAAATGATGACCGCTGCTCTTGATGGTCTTGTCACCCAATACAATCTGAAAGGAAAATTAATCGGTGAAGTTGCCGGAGGGGCCGTAATCAAACATACTTACGACAATAATCTAATGAGGGAATGTGTCCTGAAAACAACACTAGATCCCGCTACTCCTGCCTGCGACTTGCAGCAGGCCTGTGATACCGGAATCGAAAGTGCTATTTATATTGCCAACAAAATTGCATTGGGACAAATTGAATGCGGAATTGCCGGAGGTGTTGATTCTATAAGTGATATTCCGATGGCGGTGAGCGATAAACTTCGGAAAATTCTACTCCATGTCAGAAATGCAAAATCAATTACCGAAAAAATAAAGTTCTTTCTAAAAATTCGCCCTGGAGATTTGGCCCCGCTGGTTCCCAAGAATGAAGAAGTTCAAACCGGACTTTCAATGGGAGGTCACACCGAAATCACTGCCAAACATTACAAAATCTCTCGCGAAGATCAGGACAACTTTGCGCTTAAAAGTCATCTGAATATGGCGAAAGCATACGATGACGGCTTTTTTGACGATATGATTACTCCCTTCCACGGACTTGACAGGGACAATAATTTAAGAAAAGACAGTACGCTGGAAAAATTGGCCAGGCTAAAACCTGCCTTCGACAAAATCAATGGAACCTTAACTGCAGGAAATTCAACTCCGCTAACCGATGGCGCTTCCTGCATTCTTTTAGCCAGTGAGGAATGGGCAAAAGAACATGATCTGCCCATTTTAGCTTACATCACCTTTGCTGAAATTGCTGCCATCGAATATGTCAAAAACCAGCAGAACCTTTTATTGGCTCCTTTGTTTGCTGTCAGCCGCATGCTTGATAAAGCAAGTTTGGCCTTACAGGATTTTGATTATTACGAAATTCACGAAGCTTTTGCCGCTCAGGTTTTGGCCACTCTGAAAATCTGGGAAAGCCCCGAGCTAAGTGCTCAAATTGGACTTCCTAAAACCCTAGGAGCAATCGATCGCGAAAAACTAAATGTGAAAGGAAGCAGTCTTGCAGCAGCACATCCCTTTGCTGCCACAGGAGGTCGTATCATTGGTGTTATGGCTAAACTGTTAAACGAAAAAGGATCCGGACGCGGACTAATTTCAATCTGCGCCGCCGGAGGACAAGGCGTGACCATGATAATCGAAAAATAA
- a CDS encoding fumarate reductase/succinate dehydrogenase flavoprotein subunit, which translates to MIDSKIPEGPLADKWNNYKAKARLVNPANRKKLNVIVVGTGLAGASCAASLAEQGYTIQSFCFQDSARRAHSVAAQGGVNAAKNYKNDGDSTFRMFYDTIKGGDFRSREANVYRLAECSAHLIDHAVAQGVPFAREYAGYLNNRSFGGVQVSRTFYARGQTGQQLLLGAYQGLLRQVSLGKVTMHTRHEMLELVIIDGKAKGIIARNLETGALERHVADAVVLASGGYGKVYYLSTLAMGCNSSAIWRAHKKGAYMAGVSWIQFHPTSLPQHGANQSKLTLMSESLRNDGRIWVPKKAEDARNPNTIPEEERDYYLERRYPSFGNLAPRDISSRAAKERIDAGHGVGPMKNAIYLDFADAIKAQGKNTIEAKYSNLFAMYEKITGINAYKEPMLISPAAHFTMGGLWVDYELMTSIPGLFALGEANFADHGANRLGANSLLQACVDGYFIAPYTIPNYLAGELNAPKATIDHPAFEEAEKSVRTQLDRFLNSKGTLSTDHFHKKIGRLLYEKCGLSRSKEKLEEAIEDIKALKASFEKDLLITGDDTLNSELEKAGRIADYIELAELMCYDALQREESCGAHFREEYQTTDGEAVRNDNDFCYVSAWEWKGEAKPPELHKEPLVFESVELAVRSYK; encoded by the coding sequence ATGATTGACTCCAAAATACCCGAAGGTCCACTAGCCGATAAATGGAATAATTACAAAGCAAAAGCAAGGCTTGTAAATCCAGCCAACAGAAAAAAACTGAACGTTATTGTTGTTGGAACCGGACTTGCAGGTGCATCCTGCGCAGCGTCTCTGGCTGAACAGGGTTATACTATTCAATCGTTTTGTTTTCAGGATTCTGCCCGACGTGCCCACTCTGTGGCGGCACAGGGAGGAGTTAACGCTGCAAAAAACTACAAAAACGATGGCGACAGTACTTTCAGAATGTTTTATGATACCATCAAAGGTGGTGATTTCAGATCCCGGGAAGCCAATGTATATCGTTTGGCTGAATGTTCCGCACATTTGATCGACCATGCTGTGGCGCAAGGCGTTCCTTTTGCCAGAGAATATGCCGGATATTTAAACAACAGATCTTTTGGAGGCGTTCAGGTTTCAAGAACCTTCTACGCACGCGGACAAACCGGCCAGCAGCTTTTATTAGGTGCTTATCAGGGATTGTTGCGTCAGGTATCCTTAGGAAAAGTAACCATGCACACCCGTCATGAAATGCTGGAATTAGTAATTATTGATGGAAAAGCAAAAGGCATTATAGCCCGAAATCTCGAAACAGGAGCTTTAGAACGTCATGTTGCCGATGCCGTTGTACTGGCTTCGGGAGGCTACGGAAAAGTATATTATCTTTCTACACTGGCTATGGGCTGCAACAGTTCTGCCATCTGGCGAGCACATAAAAAAGGCGCTTATATGGCCGGAGTAAGCTGGATTCAGTTCCACCCTACCTCACTTCCACAACACGGAGCCAACCAATCTAAACTCACTTTAATGTCAGAATCATTGCGGAACGATGGTCGGATCTGGGTTCCGAAAAAAGCCGAGGACGCACGAAATCCCAATACCATTCCCGAAGAAGAACGTGATTATTATCTCGAACGTCGTTACCCCTCTTTTGGAAATCTGGCACCACGTGATATTTCATCGCGTGCAGCTAAGGAACGGATTGATGCCGGACATGGTGTCGGACCAATGAAAAACGCTATTTATCTCGACTTTGCAGATGCTATAAAAGCACAGGGGAAAAATACTATTGAAGCCAAATACAGTAATCTGTTTGCCATGTATGAAAAAATTACCGGTATCAACGCTTACAAAGAACCTATGCTAATTTCTCCCGCGGCCCATTTTACTATGGGTGGACTTTGGGTCGATTATGAATTAATGACCAGTATTCCCGGGCTATTTGCTTTGGGGGAAGCCAATTTTGCCGATCATGGCGCTAACAGACTCGGAGCGAATTCTTTGCTTCAGGCTTGCGTAGACGGCTATTTTATTGCTCCGTATACGATTCCGAATTATTTGGCTGGAGAATTAAACGCTCCAAAAGCAACCATCGACCACCCCGCTTTTGAAGAAGCCGAAAAATCCGTGAGAACGCAGCTCGATCGTTTTTTAAATAGCAAAGGCACACTTTCAACCGATCACTTTCATAAAAAAATTGGACGATTACTTTATGAAAAATGTGGTCTTTCGAGAAGCAAAGAAAAACTGGAAGAAGCCATCGAAGATATAAAAGCCCTGAAAGCTTCTTTTGAAAAAGATTTACTGATTACCGGAGATGATACCTTAAACAGTGAACTCGAAAAAGCCGGAAGAATTGCCGATTATATAGAACTGGCCGAATTAATGTGTTACGATGCTTTACAAAGAGAAGAATCCTGTGGAGCTCACTTTCGCGAAGAATACCAAACTACCGATGGTGAAGCAGTTCGAAATGATAATGATTTCTGCTATGTTTCAGCATGGGAATGGAAAGGGGAAGCCAAACCGCCTGAATTACACAAAGAGCCCCTCGTATTTGAATCGGTTGAACTTGCAGTAAGAAGTTACAAATAA
- a CDS encoding succinate dehydrogenase/fumarate reductase iron-sulfur subunit has translation MKLSLKIWRQSDSSSKGKMTDYEIDAVSEHMSFLEMLDLLNESLIQKKERVIEFDHDCREGICGQCGVMINGRAHGPLKNTTTCQLHMRSFKDGDTIYIEPFRAKAFPVLRDLKIDRSAFDTIIASGGFIGASTGQAPEANSIPISYETAEASFDAAACIGCGACVATCKNASAALFTGAKITHLALLPQGQIEAPKRVLSMVSQMDAEGFGNCSDTRACEIECPQGISILSIAKMNAEYTKALIFKK, from the coding sequence ATGAAACTTTCTCTTAAAATATGGCGGCAATCTGATAGTTCCTCTAAAGGAAAAATGACCGATTATGAAATAGATGCGGTTTCAGAACATATGTCTTTTCTAGAAATGCTCGATCTTTTGAATGAATCCTTAATTCAGAAAAAAGAACGGGTTATTGAATTTGATCACGATTGTCGGGAAGGAATTTGCGGACAATGCGGTGTGATGATCAACGGAAGAGCTCATGGTCCTCTAAAGAATACCACAACCTGTCAGCTCCATATGCGAAGTTTTAAAGATGGAGATACTATTTATATTGAACCTTTTCGGGCTAAAGCTTTTCCTGTACTCCGAGATTTAAAAATCGATCGTTCGGCTTTTGACACCATCATTGCCTCCGGTGGTTTTATCGGAGCTTCAACAGGTCAGGCACCAGAGGCCAATAGCATTCCCATATCCTATGAAACTGCCGAAGCGTCTTTTGATGCGGCAGCCTGTATTGGGTGTGGTGCCTGCGTAGCCACTTGTAAAAATGCCAGTGCAGCCTTATTTACGGGGGCAAAAATCACACATTTGGCTTTGCTGCCACAGGGACAAATCGAAGCTCCAAAAAGAGTACTGAGCATGGTAAGCCAGATGGATGCCGAGGGTTTTGGAAACTGCTCAGACACCAGGGCCTGTGAAATTGAATGTCCTCAAGGTATTTCAATTCTTTCGATCGCCAAAATGAATGCCGAATATACCAAAGCTTTAATTTTTAAAAAATAA
- a CDS encoding 4-hydroxy-tetrahydrodipicolinate reductase, which yields MKIGLIGFGKTGKSVATVLLENNKFCLEWVLRKSTVLEKRSVSEFLGIPSEEQGVIYSSSKTSMEELLDKHPVDVIIDFSSNDGIYTYGEQAAQRKVKIISAISHYKDKELQFLKKLAHKTTVFWSPNITLGVNYLLFAAKFLKKIAPWVDIEVNEEHFKKKEGTSGTAVKIAEALEIDKDNINSVRAGGIVGKHEVIFGFPYQTVRLIHESISREAFGNGVVFVAENLKNKPKGLYNFEDILTPYFTV from the coding sequence ATGAAAATAGGTTTAATTGGATTTGGAAAAACGGGAAAGTCAGTGGCAACTGTATTACTGGAGAATAATAAATTTTGTCTGGAATGGGTTTTAAGAAAAAGTACTGTTCTGGAAAAGAGATCTGTTTCAGAGTTTTTGGGCATTCCGTCAGAAGAACAAGGGGTCATTTATTCGAGTTCTAAAACTTCAATGGAAGAATTACTGGACAAACATCCTGTTGATGTTATTATAGATTTTTCTTCGAATGATGGCATCTATACATACGGAGAGCAGGCAGCGCAGCGAAAGGTCAAGATTATCTCGGCTATTTCTCACTACAAAGACAAAGAGTTGCAGTTCCTAAAGAAACTGGCACATAAAACTACGGTCTTTTGGTCACCCAATATTACGCTTGGGGTCAATTATTTGCTTTTTGCTGCTAAATTTTTAAAGAAAATTGCTCCCTGGGTGGATATTGAAGTAAACGAAGAACATTTTAAAAAGAAAGAAGGAACTTCAGGAACAGCCGTTAAAATTGCCGAAGCTTTAGAAATTGATAAAGACAATATCAACTCAGTAAGGGCAGGAGGAATAGTAGGTAAGCATGAGGTTATATTTGGATTCCCTTATCAGACGGTTCGTTTAATTCATGAATCGATCTCGAGAGAAGCATTTGGAAACGGAGTTGTTTTTGTTGCTGAAAATCTAAAAAACAAACCCAAAGGACTGTATAATTTTGAAGATATTTTAACACCTTATTTTACCGTCTGA
- a CDS encoding ABC transporter ATP-binding protein — protein MLIAENLTKKYGDHIALNKLNLTIKEGEIFALLGQNGAGKTTTINLFLGFIAPTDGELKINDLSVIDNAQETKKYVAYIPETVMLYPNLTGLENLKFFSSLAGFKYSQGELTYFLSKAGLQIKAHHQNLGGYSKGMRQKVGIAIAIAKKAKVLLLDEPTSGLDPKASNEFSQILKELSADGTAILMATHDIFRAREVASHIGIMRQGNLVTVIEADKISANELEDLYLQTV, from the coding sequence ATGCTTATAGCTGAAAATCTAACAAAAAAATATGGCGACCATATTGCTCTAAACAAACTCAACTTAACCATTAAAGAAGGGGAAATTTTTGCTTTATTGGGGCAAAATGGTGCCGGAAAAACCACCACAATCAATCTTTTTCTAGGTTTTATAGCTCCAACAGACGGAGAACTAAAAATTAACGACCTATCCGTCATCGACAACGCACAGGAAACGAAAAAATACGTTGCTTATATCCCCGAAACCGTCATGCTGTATCCTAATCTTACCGGTCTGGAAAACTTAAAATTCTTTTCATCGCTGGCAGGATTTAAATATTCACAGGGAGAACTGACTTATTTCCTGTCTAAAGCGGGGCTTCAGATTAAGGCGCACCATCAAAATTTAGGTGGTTATTCTAAGGGAATGCGTCAAAAAGTTGGAATTGCCATTGCGATTGCCAAAAAAGCCAAAGTGCTCTTACTGGATGAACCTACAAGCGGCTTAGACCCTAAAGCTTCCAACGAGTTTTCCCAAATACTAAAAGAACTTTCTGCTGATGGAACCGCTATTTTAATGGCGACGCATGATATTTTCAGAGCGCGGGAAGTGGCCTCTCATATTGGCATTATGAGACAGGGAAACCTTGTTACTGTTATCGAAGCCGATAAAATCTCGGCAAATGAACTGGAAGATTTGTATTTACAAACTGTATAA
- a CDS encoding TonB-dependent siderophore receptor has protein sequence MNWKICIYKLYKGELLSQSYPKKMKHHILSLFLLSITSFAQSQTVNKKISDSIPKDSVRVKTEHTQLQTVEIIGRSTKKYNSDYSFAATKTAALNKDIPQSISTITKELIADKGAIYLADAVKMASGVIPASYYNQYTIRGISQNEEGQIINGMRTHQHYFLQPLTTNIERVEVIKGPSSATFSSVDPGGSINMVTKKPLAVDRKEISLTAGSFSTLRGTLDFTGPLNESKTLLYRVNGAYQEAKSFRDLVRNKSFLISPSFSYIPNEKTAINTELILSNMTGVLDRGQPIFGAVAGVTSLHKTPIGLNLGAPSDFFKSKEMILMTNFAHKFSSKVGFNASYMKQTWTEDLQEHRTTNAFAVDMNNKPVSSLAMMQFVQRQQYWNIDNLSAYFNFDLKTGKLKHKVLAGYDLSSWNKTKGGGQNAARGYVLKDGTVAPSFVAANSANYQTITVDGVLLPKPNVNYFNLNNPTYTLTSPDDYTLNVRTALPPALTTTNAIYIQDQVQWERFTILLGLRQEWFKDITNYKSNNELTVKKSALLPRIGVTYAVNNQINVYTTYLEGYQPQSNTVSLMPQTGSLPAGSLFDPLKSNLKEVGLKATFFDNSVSFNAAVYEINQRNILMNANDPANPDLLVTRGAERSRGFECDIAGFITADWQINASYSYIDAKITNDRDPSLIGAQKQNTPKNSANLWTRYNFNSDSALKDLGVGFGMQYQSSKVPWFTRAFTLPDFTVFDAALYYKPNKSNMQIALNAGNLFNKTYWLGAQNYLRLFPGAPRNFSLTVTYKF, from the coding sequence ATGAACTGGAAGATTTGTATTTACAAACTGTATAAAGGGGAATTACTTTCTCAATCCTATCCAAAAAAAATGAAACACCATATTCTCTCACTGTTTTTATTAAGCATTACTTCGTTTGCCCAATCGCAAACCGTTAATAAAAAGATATCTGATAGTATTCCTAAAGATTCTGTCAGGGTAAAAACCGAACACACCCAATTGCAAACTGTCGAAATCATTGGCCGTTCGACCAAAAAATACAATAGCGATTATTCTTTTGCAGCCACCAAAACAGCCGCTCTCAACAAAGACATCCCGCAATCCATATCCACGATCACCAAAGAATTAATTGCAGACAAAGGGGCTATCTATCTGGCCGATGCTGTAAAAATGGCCAGTGGGGTGATCCCGGCAAGTTATTACAATCAATATACCATTCGCGGAATCAGTCAAAATGAAGAAGGCCAGATCATAAATGGTATGCGAACACATCAACATTACTTTTTACAGCCTTTAACAACCAATATTGAAAGAGTTGAAGTGATCAAAGGGCCTTCGAGTGCTACATTTTCCTCAGTAGATCCGGGTGGAAGTATCAATATGGTGACTAAAAAACCTTTGGCCGTTGACCGAAAAGAAATAAGTCTGACTGCAGGAAGCTTTAGCACTTTGCGCGGAACCTTAGATTTTACAGGCCCATTGAACGAATCCAAAACACTTTTGTATCGTGTAAACGGTGCCTATCAGGAAGCCAAATCGTTCAGGGATCTGGTACGTAACAAATCGTTTTTGATTTCTCCTTCTTTCAGCTACATTCCGAATGAAAAAACAGCCATCAATACAGAACTGATTTTAAGCAACATGACTGGAGTTCTGGATCGTGGACAGCCTATTTTTGGCGCTGTAGCAGGAGTTACCAGCTTACACAAAACTCCAATTGGTTTGAACTTAGGAGCTCCAAGCGATTTTTTCAAATCAAAAGAAATGATTTTGATGACGAATTTCGCTCATAAATTCAGTTCAAAAGTCGGTTTTAACGCTTCATACATGAAACAAACCTGGACAGAAGACCTTCAGGAGCACCGAACTACAAATGCTTTTGCAGTCGACATGAACAATAAACCGGTTAGCAGTCTGGCCATGATGCAGTTTGTACAGCGTCAGCAATATTGGAACATTGATAACCTGAGTGCTTATTTCAATTTTGATTTAAAAACCGGAAAACTGAAGCATAAAGTATTAGCAGGTTACGATTTGAGCAGCTGGAACAAAACCAAAGGCGGTGGACAAAATGCGGCCAGAGGTTATGTATTGAAAGACGGAACGGTAGCCCCTTCATTTGTTGCTGCAAACTCTGCCAATTATCAAACCATAACCGTTGACGGAGTGCTGTTACCTAAACCAAATGTCAATTATTTTAACCTGAACAATCCAACCTATACTTTAACAAGTCCTGATGATTATACCCTAAATGTCCGTACCGCATTACCCCCTGCACTAACCACTACTAATGCAATCTACATTCAGGATCAGGTACAATGGGAAAGATTTACCATTTTATTGGGTTTGCGTCAAGAATGGTTTAAAGACATTACGAACTACAAATCCAACAATGAATTAACCGTGAAAAAGTCAGCCTTACTACCGCGTATTGGAGTGACTTATGCCGTAAACAATCAAATAAACGTTTACACAACTTATTTGGAAGGCTACCAGCCACAATCGAATACAGTCTCTTTGATGCCTCAAACCGGAAGTTTACCAGCTGGAAGTTTGTTTGATCCACTGAAAAGCAACTTGAAAGAAGTTGGACTAAAAGCTACTTTTTTCGACAATTCGGTAAGTTTTAATGCTGCTGTTTATGAAATCAATCAGCGTAATATTCTGATGAATGCCAACGACCCTGCAAATCCGGATTTGCTCGTGACAAGAGGTGCTGAGAGAAGCCGTGGTTTTGAGTGTGATATAGCCGGTTTTATTACGGCAGACTGGCAAATAAATGCTTCTTACAGTTACATTGATGCTAAAATCACCAACGATCGCGATCCTTCGTTAATTGGCGCCCAAAAACAAAACACACCTAAAAACAGTGCTAATTTATGGACACGCTACAACTTCAATTCCGATTCGGCTCTAAAAGATTTGGGCGTTGGTTTTGGAATGCAATATCAAAGCAGCAAAGTACCCTGGTTTACAAGAGCTTTTACCCTGCCTGATTTTACAGTTTTTGATGCTGCATTGTACTATAAACCGAACAAAAGCAATATGCAAATTGCTCTTAATGCGGGCAATTTATTCAATAAAACGTATTGGCTGGGTGCTCAGAATTACCTGCGCCTGTTTCCCGGTGCACCACGTAACTTCAGTCTTACTGTAACTTATAAATTTTAA
- a CDS encoding ABC transporter permease has translation MSLHKEILIARHLKKAVFKNTAVYIITIFIGILLLYAAFSGWENYSNQNQTSEKYQHESREDWLNNPDKNPHRMAHYGNFAFRKSTPLSVFEFGMEPFFGNAIFLEAHKQNSANFSEAGFSNSMLRFGEISIAMVLQLLLPLLIFFLGFNAVAAERENGTLKLILSQGISWKQLLTGKIVGVASAILLIFIPTILVLVFLWLLLQDFTISSDETIKMVLFILFHFIYLIFFCVIAVLVSAASKTSKKALISLIGIWLVLTIILPRTTQAIGAYLYEAPSKIQFNSAIEKDILKQGDSHNPNDIHYKAIKDSLLRAYKVDSVQKLPFNYSGFIMTEGEKISSRIYNEHLEELLKVYDQQNSFSKAVSFLNPYIAIRNLSMGISNTDYGSYIDFQKQAEIYRYTMAQKMNALQVKYISNKKPGPNDKPLSISKEHWADLEEFHYEPKEIPAILKSEILSVVSIFLWIILLFALLRIAAKNLKAL, from the coding sequence ATGTCATTACACAAAGAAATTTTAATTGCCAGACATTTAAAAAAGGCTGTTTTTAAAAATACAGCAGTCTATATCATCACGATTTTTATCGGGATCCTGTTGCTTTACGCCGCTTTTTCAGGTTGGGAAAATTACAGCAACCAGAATCAGACGAGCGAAAAATACCAACATGAATCACGCGAAGACTGGCTCAATAATCCGGATAAGAATCCGCATCGAATGGCGCATTACGGGAATTTTGCGTTTAGAAAAAGTACACCCCTGAGCGTTTTTGAATTCGGGATGGAACCGTTTTTCGGAAATGCGATCTTTCTCGAAGCACACAAACAGAACAGTGCCAATTTCTCAGAAGCAGGATTCTCCAACAGTATGCTTCGTTTCGGAGAGATTAGTATTGCTATGGTTTTACAGCTTTTATTACCTCTGTTGATTTTTTTCTTAGGATTTAATGCTGTCGCAGCCGAAAGAGAAAACGGGACTTTAAAATTAATTTTAAGTCAGGGAATCAGTTGGAAACAACTCTTAACAGGTAAAATAGTAGGGGTTGCAAGTGCGATTCTGCTTATTTTTATTCCTACCATTTTAGTTCTTGTATTCCTTTGGCTGCTGTTACAGGATTTTACGATTTCAAGCGATGAAACCATCAAAATGGTATTGTTTATTCTGTTTCATTTTATTTACCTGATCTTCTTTTGTGTCATTGCTGTTTTGGTTTCTGCTGCGAGTAAAACTTCTAAAAAAGCACTGATTTCCTTAATCGGAATCTGGCTGGTTCTTACGATTATTTTACCCAGAACCACTCAGGCAATTGGCGCTTATCTTTATGAAGCTCCTTCCAAAATACAGTTCAACAGTGCTATCGAAAAGGACATTCTGAAACAAGGTGACAGCCACAACCCGAACGACATACATTACAAAGCCATAAAAGATTCCCTACTACGCGCCTACAAAGTAGATTCGGTACAAAAACTGCCTTTTAATTATTCGGGATTTATCATGACGGAAGGAGAGAAAATCAGTTCGCGCATTTATAACGAACACTTAGAAGAGCTGCTAAAAGTTTACGATCAGCAGAACAGTTTTTCTAAGGCCGTTTCGTTCCTGAATCCTTATATCGCCATACGAAACCTGTCGATGGGTATATCCAATACCGACTATGGTTCGTATATCGATTTTCAAAAACAAGCTGAAATTTACCGCTATACGATGGCGCAAAAAATGAATGCTTTGCAGGTTAAATATATTAGTAATAAAAAGCCGGGACCAAACGACAAGCCTTTATCCATCAGCAAAGAACACTGGGCTGATTTGGAAGAATTTCATTATGAGCCAAAAGAAATCCCGGCTATTTTAAAGTCCGAAATCCTCTCTGTAGTCTCTATTTTTCTCTGGATTATCCTGCTTTTTGCTCTCCTGCGAATTGCAGCCAAAAACCTTAAAGCCCTCTAA
- a CDS encoding DUF3526 domain-containing protein → MLTLLFKNFIRSKGTKIGLMFLLLIGFIGILIGQQFQQKQQNNIAEAALYQKEHIARNAAFHKDEMGLLLYYIKFSLINKTLPLNPLAIGQRDVNPSIQSVTIRGLEGQKYDSELNNPNNLLSGNIDFSFVLIYLFPLLIIAFSYNLVSEEKESGTWKIVSVQSENTFLYILKLFYVRILSLIALFTFLLLLAVLILRIPFDSSLLAFYGLGVLYLIFWFAVCFFIVSLQQNSNFNAVILLTIWLFLIIILPAVINTYIVNKYTIPEALELTVKQRNAYHEKWDMDKKITMDKFYQHYPQFKRYPLPDTEFNWLWYYAMQQAGDDDSAKQSQELQSKLEQRNKASQFIALFVPTLHAQLQLNEIAKSDLGNQLLFLKETKRFHEKMRLYFYPKIFENAPVVKENWSKFKVETFTDPSKTNGIKAFLPLLLFNLLLIGLSWFNFKKQNL, encoded by the coding sequence ATGTTAACATTACTTTTTAAAAATTTCATTCGATCAAAAGGTACCAAAATTGGACTGATGTTCCTGCTGCTCATCGGATTCATCGGTATTTTAATTGGGCAGCAGTTTCAACAAAAGCAGCAAAACAATATTGCGGAAGCTGCACTGTACCAAAAAGAGCATATTGCACGAAATGCCGCTTTTCACAAAGACGAAATGGGACTCCTGCTCTACTATATCAAATTTTCTCTCATCAATAAAACATTGCCTCTGAATCCTTTGGCAATTGGTCAGCGCGATGTAAATCCATCGATTCAAAGCGTCACGATTCGGGGTCTGGAAGGTCAGAAATACGACTCGGAACTCAATAATCCGAACAATCTTTTATCCGGAAATATCGATTTTAGCTTTGTGCTTATCTATCTGTTTCCTCTTTTGATTATAGCATTCTCGTACAATCTGGTTTCGGAAGAAAAAGAAAGCGGTACCTGGAAAATTGTGTCTGTGCAAAGCGAAAATACCTTTTTATACATTCTCAAATTGTTTTACGTCCGAATTTTAAGTCTGATCGCGCTGTTCACCTTTTTACTTCTTTTAGCCGTTTTGATTCTGAGAATTCCTTTTGACTCCTCCCTTCTTGCCTTTTACGGACTGGGTGTTTTGTATCTTATTTTCTGGTTTGCAGTCTGTTTTTTTATCGTTTCCCTTCAACAAAACTCTAATTTCAATGCGGTTATTTTACTCACGATCTGGCTGTTTCTCATTATTATACTGCCTGCCGTAATCAATACGTATATTGTGAATAAATATACTATTCCGGAAGCTCTGGAGCTGACTGTGAAACAACGTAATGCCTATCATGAAAAATGGGATATGGATAAGAAAATCACAATGGATAAATTTTACCAGCATTATCCGCAATTCAAGCGATATCCTCTGCCTGATACAGAGTTTAACTGGCTTTGGTATTACGCCATGCAGCAGGCGGGCGACGACGATTCGGCAAAACAATCTCAGGAACTGCAATCCAAGTTAGAACAGCGCAACAAAGCGAGTCAGTTTATTGCTTTATTCGTTCCTACCCTGCATGCCCAGCTTCAACTGAATGAAATTGCGAAATCTGATTTAGGAAACCAGCTTTTATTTTTGAAGGAAACGAAGCGTTTTCATGAGAAAATGAGGTTGTATTTTTATCCTAAAATATTTGAAAATGCACCGGTGGTTAAGGAAAACTGGTCGAAATTTAAAGTAGAAACCTTCACAGATCCGTCAAAAACTAATGGTATAAAAGCCTTTTTGCCATTGTTGCTTTTTAATTTGTTACTGATTGGTTTGAGTTGGTTTAACTTCAAAAAACAAAACCTATAG